One stretch of Candidatus Neomarinimicrobiota bacterium DNA includes these proteins:
- a CDS encoding PAS domain S-box protein — MKTRKELVEEISELRQKNWDLEETALKYQASKTALKDNHERFRSVVETAPNAIITADSQGIIISWNSAANKIFGYTIEESVGQPLTFIIPERFHEVHLKSRKKILSGKNRIDGIIEVIGLRKDGIEIPIELSLAKWKLHDQIYFTEIIHDITERRNKDKEIEEKHWEILDINSQLKKAFEQEGVLRDQLVNAERYASMGEMAAKISHEINNPLTVIMGQAQVQLTKKINGEIEESLTLIVEKAKEVARLTRNYMALGKPIDSKMESLNLGNILSNTFKSFEGLGQLKNIRIKKEFSDGDYEIFGDAGKLEQVFRNLIINATHALEGKANATLTIGTRLSEHNIGVEGYVSDNGVGIKQENLDKIFDHYYTTKKSSIGTGLGLVISKEIVERMHGGKINVKSNYNKGTEFSVLIPFEPHSKTKHKILIVDDEKYITNLYSEYLTAKGFLTRVTNNSKDAVKIYKSFKPNLVLCDVDMPGLTGFDILKDIEKINLNQPFIMVTGTFLTHEHMSMLKSKKITQIIKPADLEKELLKTIEEKLSKAESTADQQQKNHKNALIPEAV, encoded by the coding sequence ATGAAAACGAGAAAAGAATTAGTTGAGGAGATCAGCGAGCTTAGACAGAAGAATTGGGATTTAGAGGAAACCGCATTAAAATATCAAGCTTCCAAAACGGCATTAAAGGATAATCATGAAAGATTTAGATCGGTAGTGGAAACTGCCCCGAATGCAATAATTACTGCTGATTCTCAGGGCATAATTATATCCTGGAATAGCGCGGCGAATAAAATATTTGGCTACACAATTGAAGAAAGTGTAGGACAGCCACTCACATTTATAATTCCCGAGAGATTCCATGAAGTCCATTTAAAAAGTAGGAAAAAAATATTGAGCGGGAAGAATAGAATTGATGGAATTATAGAGGTAATTGGACTGAGGAAAGATGGAATCGAAATTCCCATTGAGCTTTCATTGGCAAAATGGAAACTCCACGATCAAATATATTTTACAGAAATCATACATGATATAACGGAGCGGAGAAATAAAGATAAAGAGATAGAAGAAAAGCATTGGGAAATTCTTGATATAAATTCACAATTGAAAAAAGCGTTTGAGCAGGAAGGGGTTCTCAGGGATCAGCTCGTCAATGCTGAACGATATGCTTCTATGGGCGAAATGGCAGCAAAAATATCACATGAGATCAATAATCCGTTAACTGTCATTATGGGTCAGGCTCAGGTGCAATTGACAAAAAAAATAAATGGTGAAATTGAAGAATCACTGACCCTGATAGTAGAAAAAGCAAAAGAGGTGGCGAGACTGACGAGAAATTATATGGCTTTGGGGAAACCGATAGATTCTAAAATGGAAAGTTTGAATCTTGGTAATATATTAAGTAACACGTTCAAATCTTTTGAAGGATTAGGACAGCTTAAAAATATCAGAATAAAGAAAGAATTTTCGGACGGTGATTATGAGATATTTGGAGATGCAGGGAAGCTTGAGCAGGTTTTTAGAAATTTAATAATAAACGCGACTCATGCCCTTGAGGGTAAAGCAAATGCCACGCTTACTATAGGAACTCGTCTTTCAGAACATAATATAGGGGTAGAGGGATACGTCTCAGACAATGGAGTGGGGATCAAGCAGGAAAATCTTGATAAAATATTCGATCATTATTACACAACCAAAAAAAGCAGCATTGGAACAGGGTTGGGATTAGTTATCAGCAAAGAAATCGTGGAACGGATGCATGGCGGAAAAATAAATGTAAAGTCAAATTATAATAAGGGAACAGAATTTAGTGTTTTAATTCCCTTCGAACCACATTCAAAAACAAAACATAAAATTCTCATTGTTGATGATGAAAAATATATAACCAATTTATATTCTGAATACCTTACCGCGAAAGGTTTTCTGACACGAGTAACTAATAATAGTAAAGACGCTGTTAAGATTTATAAATCATTTAAGCCGAACCTGGTTCTCTGTGATGTGGATATGCCGGGTCTGACGGGATTTGATATTTTAAAGGATATTGAGAAGATAAATCTGAATCAGCCATTTATAATGGTTACCGGAACTTTTTTAACACATGAGCATATGTCAATGTTGAAGAGTAAAAAGATAACGCAAATAATAAAACCTGCCGATCTTGAAAAAGAATTACTCAAAACAATTGAAGAGAAGTTATCTAAAGCTGAATCAACAGCTGATCAGCAACAGAAAAATCATAAAAACGCTTTAATTCCGGAAGCAGTTTAG
- a CDS encoding tail fiber domain-containing protein, with translation MNGKTARNKQIIGGKTMKILMRLITMTALLFMAVNNTLAQVNPVVSMQGFLTDAAGNALPDGEYEILFRIYDDAAAGTKLWEESHNVVLDHGLYDAFLGSSQPLNIQLNRDLWLSVEVNDVLQPRLRIGYSFFSLKSLKSDSSTHALNSDFLGGRPASFYEPVTTFSFESLSGTASDAQIPDDITINSAGNADSLGGAAAQSYALKSELDFVPQPDYAFNLPTVQGGNGMVMTNDGAGNLSWVTPSEGGGEVVDGAFSTTANVTSNIPGNLAVDDFVFGSTQLDDDGIGVHERRMFFDKSKGAFRAGFSNLGNWNDVNIGEFSAAFGRDTKASGNWSTAFGRDTEASGNWSVAMGNNLIADGNNSIAFGSAASTNDKNGAIVFGDASTTTYVTADKDNQFKVRAAGGVTFLTNSQMTTGVSLVSGGGAWLTLSDSTMKRNIKEVNTKQILNKVMELPIKRWNYKSQGEEIEHIGPMAQDFYSIFNVGDNNVTISTIDPSGIALAAIQELYKSTKELKGKTDEISELRMELRELREIINGIVSEIVR, from the coding sequence ATGAACGGAAAAACAGCAAGGAATAAACAAATCATCGGAGGCAAAACGATGAAAATATTAATGCGTTTAATTACAATGACTGCACTATTATTTATGGCAGTCAATAACACGTTGGCACAGGTTAATCCCGTGGTTTCTATGCAGGGATTCCTGACCGATGCAGCAGGGAATGCGCTTCCTGATGGAGAATATGAGATACTCTTCCGCATCTACGATGATGCCGCTGCCGGAACAAAATTATGGGAGGAGAGTCATAATGTGGTCTTGGATCACGGACTTTATGATGCCTTCCTCGGCTCATCACAGCCCCTGAACATTCAGCTAAACCGGGATTTATGGTTAAGCGTTGAGGTGAACGATGTTCTACAGCCAAGGCTGCGTATCGGATATTCTTTCTTCTCTCTGAAATCGCTAAAGAGCGATTCATCAACACATGCGCTCAACAGTGATTTTCTTGGTGGAAGACCTGCATCATTTTATGAACCGGTAACAACGTTTAGTTTTGAATCGCTATCAGGCACTGCCTCCGATGCCCAGATTCCGGATGATATAACGATAAACAGCGCAGGGAACGCTGATTCACTTGGAGGAGCGGCAGCGCAATCATATGCTCTAAAGAGTGAATTAGATTTTGTTCCACAGCCGGATTACGCATTCAATCTCCCCACAGTTCAAGGTGGAAACGGTATGGTCATGACAAATGACGGAGCCGGAAACCTCAGCTGGGTGACTCCTTCAGAAGGCGGCGGAGAAGTAGTGGACGGAGCATTCTCCACAACAGCAAATGTAACATCAAACATACCCGGAAACTTGGCGGTTGATGATTTCGTATTCGGCTCAACTCAGTTGGATGACGACGGTATAGGTGTACACGAAAGAAGAATGTTTTTTGACAAGAGCAAAGGCGCTTTCAGGGCAGGCTTCTCAAACTTGGGTAACTGGAATGATGTCAATATAGGTGAGTTCTCAGCGGCATTCGGGCGGGATACCAAGGCGAGCGGAAACTGGTCAACAGCGTTCGGTAGAGACACCGAGGCGAGTGGAAACTGGTCTGTCGCAATGGGAAATAACCTCATAGCCGATGGAAACAACAGTATCGCTTTCGGCTCAGCTGCTTCCACGAATGATAAAAACGGCGCGATAGTATTTGGAGATGCTTCAACGACAACGTATGTCACTGCTGACAAAGACAATCAGTTCAAGGTGCGCGCTGCCGGTGGAGTTACTTTCCTGACAAATTCACAAATGACGACCGGCGTATCGCTCGTTTCGGGTGGCGGAGCGTGGCTGACGCTTTCTGACAGTACTATGAAACGAAATATAAAGGAAGTAAACACAAAACAGATTCTGAATAAGGTTATGGAACTACCGATAAAACGTTGGAACTATAAATCTCAGGGAGAGGAAATAGAACATATAGGCCCTATGGCGCAGGATTTCTATTCTATTTTCAATGTAGGGGATAACAACGTTACTATCTCCACAATTGATCCTTCGGGAATTGCGCTGGCCGCTATTCAGGAACTCTATAAGAGCACGAAGGAATTGAAAGGGAAAACAGACGAAATTTCCGAGTTAAGGATGGAATTACGAGAGTTACGCGAAATTATAAACGGCATCGTATCGGAAATCGTAAGATAA
- a CDS encoding TfoX/Sxy family protein produces the protein MKNDSFKDFVMEQLSGLAGLRCRGMFGGYGMYEGSKFFGIISKGRLYFKTDKNSRNAYIEQGMRPFKPNEKQTLKNYYEVPADVFEDRERILEFAALSISIAGK, from the coding sequence ATGAAAAACGATTCATTTAAAGATTTTGTTATGGAACAACTGAGCGGTTTAGCTGGTCTGCGATGCAGAGGAATGTTCGGCGGATACGGAATGTACGAAGGAAGTAAGTTTTTCGGAATTATCTCAAAAGGAAGACTTTACTTCAAAACTGACAAAAATAGTAGAAATGCTTATATTGAACAGGGAATGAGACCGTTCAAGCCAAACGAAAAGCAGACTCTTAAAAACTATTATGAAGTGCCTGCCGATGTATTTGAAGACAGGGAAAGAATTCTTGAATTCGCAGCGTTATCCATATCGATAGCGGGGAAATAA
- a CDS encoding MFS transporter gives MRGNLNAKNSGRWVLLATILGSSLTFIDGTVVNVALPVLQEKLDANVTDVQWVIEGYALMLASLILVGGSLGDKFGRKKLFTIGVIIFTIASAWCGFSRNIDELILARLFQGLGGAILIPGSLAILSSNFNEGERGKAIGTWSGFSAITAALGPLLGGWLIDNFSWRWIFFINLPIAVIVLLITFFKVEESKDNENDQKLDLIGSFLVTVGLGLLVYGLIESSELGLNNILVMGLVAGGMLILLLFLFVESRLKSPMLPLSLFKSRTFSGSNILTFFIYSALSGALFFFPFNLIQVQGYTATEAGAALLPLIISISLLSRWSGGLMDKYGAKLPLVFGSLVVAAGYFMLIIPDVGGSYWTTFFPGILLLGIGMGITVAPLTTTVMSSVDESRSGLASGVNNAIARTAGLIAIAVVGIVVMNTFSYDLDKNLESISLTDKEISQLESDKINLAAMEIPESVDATTASFIKDAISDSFISAFQVAMLISVILALAGSATAYFSMSAKSKLSD, from the coding sequence ATGCGGGGCAATTTAAACGCCAAAAATAGCGGTCGCTGGGTTCTCTTAGCCACCATACTCGGTTCAAGTCTCACGTTCATTGACGGCACGGTAGTAAATGTAGCGCTTCCGGTATTGCAAGAGAAACTTGATGCAAACGTAACTGACGTCCAGTGGGTGATCGAAGGCTACGCATTGATGCTGGCTTCGCTAATCTTAGTTGGCGGCTCTCTCGGTGATAAATTCGGTAGAAAGAAATTGTTTACCATAGGAGTGATAATTTTCACTATAGCCTCCGCATGGTGCGGATTCTCCCGTAATATAGACGAATTGATTCTTGCCCGACTGTTTCAAGGGCTCGGAGGAGCGATTCTAATTCCGGGGAGTCTGGCAATTCTGAGTTCTAATTTTAATGAGGGTGAAAGAGGAAAAGCGATAGGAACGTGGTCGGGTTTTTCTGCGATTACCGCCGCGCTTGGCCCATTATTGGGTGGATGGTTAATTGATAATTTTTCCTGGCGGTGGATATTTTTCATCAATTTGCCTATTGCCGTTATAGTACTTTTGATAACGTTTTTTAAAGTTGAGGAAAGCAAAGATAACGAAAACGACCAAAAACTTGACCTTATAGGCTCCTTTCTGGTTACCGTAGGTCTTGGTTTATTGGTCTATGGTCTTATTGAATCATCAGAATTAGGACTAAATAATATTTTGGTAATGGGTCTGGTAGCGGGAGGGATGCTGATATTGCTTCTCTTCCTGTTTGTTGAATCAAGGCTAAAATCACCTATGTTGCCGTTAAGCCTTTTCAAATCAAGAACATTTTCGGGATCAAATATCTTGACATTTTTTATCTATTCGGCGTTAAGCGGCGCATTATTCTTTTTCCCCTTTAATCTCATACAAGTTCAGGGCTATACGGCGACAGAAGCGGGAGCTGCTCTGCTACCGTTGATTATTAGTATATCACTCCTTTCACGCTGGTCGGGCGGGTTAATGGATAAATATGGAGCGAAATTGCCATTGGTTTTCGGTTCATTAGTTGTTGCGGCAGGATATTTTATGTTAATAATTCCCGATGTGGGAGGAAGTTACTGGACAACATTTTTCCCGGGTATCCTTCTGCTTGGAATTGGTATGGGTATCACTGTGGCGCCTCTTACTACTACGGTAATGAGTTCGGTAGACGAGAGTCGTTCGGGGCTTGCATCGGGCGTAAATAACGCAATTGCCCGAACAGCGGGATTAATCGCAATAGCAGTAGTCGGGATAGTGGTGATGAACACTTTCAGCTATGATCTTGATAAAAATTTAGAATCCATATCATTGACAGATAAGGAAATTTCTCAATTGGAATCTGATAAAATAAATCTTGCGGCAATGGAAATCCCGGAAAGCGTAGATGCAACTACAGCCTCGTTTATCAAGGATGCAATATCGGATTCTTTCATATCGGCGTTTCAGGTTGCAATGCTTATATCGGTAATTTTAGCGTTGGCAGGTTCCGCCACAGCTTATTTCAGTATGAGCGCTAAATCTAAATTATCCGATTGA
- a CDS encoding threonine dehydratase, which translates to MITIDDIKSARPNVYKHLNPTPLYHYSGLSELVGAEVWVKHENHQPVGAFKVRGGLNLVANLSEDEKKAGLYTASSGNHGQSIAYASRAYGTKATIAVPEGANPEKIALMKGMGAEVLTHGADFDSAREWIMGIAEEKGGIFVSPTDEKLICGVGTYALEIFDELPEVDYIIVPVGAGSGACGTSIVAHSLNPTVKVIGVQSKLAPTMQMSWKSGEQLSGEMNTSVEGIATRVSFENTQQIMRKYLSDFLLVSDESIYDALRLMIQHTHNMPEGAGAAPLAAALTMKERLEGKKVVLIMSGGNISLQRLKSVLGD; encoded by the coding sequence ATGATAACTATTGATGACATTAAATCGGCTCGTCCCAATGTTTACAAGCATCTGAATCCTACTCCATTATATCATTATTCAGGATTAAGCGAATTAGTAGGCGCGGAAGTATGGGTTAAGCATGAAAACCATCAGCCCGTGGGCGCATTTAAAGTACGAGGCGGTCTCAATTTGGTCGCTAACCTTTCAGAGGATGAAAAGAAGGCAGGATTATACACTGCTTCCAGCGGTAATCATGGTCAGAGCATCGCCTACGCATCGAGAGCTTACGGGACAAAAGCAACAATCGCTGTGCCGGAAGGGGCTAATCCGGAGAAGATCGCCCTTATGAAAGGAATGGGAGCGGAGGTACTGACACACGGTGCGGACTTCGACAGCGCGCGTGAATGGATAATGGGAATCGCCGAAGAAAAAGGCGGAATATTTGTCAGTCCGACAGACGAAAAATTGATTTGCGGTGTGGGCACTTATGCTTTAGAAATATTTGATGAACTACCGGAAGTTGATTACATCATAGTGCCGGTAGGCGCCGGAAGCGGCGCATGCGGGACGTCAATTGTAGCACATTCTTTGAATCCGACTGTCAAGGTTATTGGAGTACAATCAAAATTGGCGCCTACGATGCAGATGAGCTGGAAATCGGGTGAGCAACTTTCCGGCGAAATGAACACGTCTGTTGAGGGAATAGCCACGAGAGTTTCTTTTGAGAACACACAGCAGATTATGAGAAAATATTTATCTGATTTTCTTTTGGTCTCCGATGAATCCATTTATGACGCATTGAGATTAATGATTCAGCATACGCATAACATGCCGGAAGGAGCGGGAGCAGCTCCGCTTGCGGCGGCTCTGACGATGAAAGAAAGGTTAGAGGGCAAGAAAGTAGTATTGATTATGAGCGGAGGAAATATCTCTCTGCAGCGACTTAAATCTGTATTGGGTGATTGA
- a CDS encoding T9SS type A sorting domain-containing protein translates to MRTAIMCVLTLIVMSHSSAVSLKAADKDRIKNKVIKGAEKLADSINHRGVIGQPIIGKHSGGSVIGFAGIIYAIPQPPRVESAPITITIEDSLYEYQILASDANGDKILFTVLDAPSGLNVNADGLVSWTPSQENVGVNDIQIAVYDDRSDSTIHRWILEVSNQNDAPTLTLPDTLVVFDEDSSVTLSLAPFMSDFESAVADLILTVDSTLLILIDNETKSVTISGLPDSSGLFRVEFTLTDQENLSSRDTTIIIISPVNDAPVLAGIPDIVFDEDDSLVIHFEDWLDFVNDEDNADSTLIWSISTTDSDSISVLVRGDSVLFNAPENWFAFNRDTITVTVRDLTLESSIRVAVHVLPVNDAPSLSGLPDTLIFVFDSTLVIDISNLEIDIDDPDSLLEWHAEFKNHSDSLLFFNILGDSIIEITSGFEGIGEDTLILTVTDTSGASDSAMIFIQVVLSVGVDDGFDALPEKFELFQNYPNPFNPTTTIMYALPVRSDVTLRIYNLMGQEILKITHDEMSAGYHEERWNGLNQSGRKVASGIYIFRLNAGDFIETKKMLLLK, encoded by the coding sequence ATGAGAACGGCCATAATGTGCGTTCTTACTCTGATAGTTATGTCGCACAGTTCAGCTGTTTCGTTAAAGGCAGCCGATAAAGACAGAATAAAAAATAAGGTAATTAAAGGCGCTGAAAAGTTAGCAGACTCGATAAATCATAGAGGCGTAATCGGGCAACCGATCATCGGAAAGCATAGCGGCGGTTCGGTAATAGGATTCGCAGGTATTATCTATGCGATACCTCAGCCTCCGAGAGTTGAAAGCGCACCGATTACGATTACCATAGAGGACTCACTCTATGAGTATCAGATTCTCGCCTCTGACGCAAATGGCGATAAGATACTATTCACGGTATTGGATGCTCCGTCAGGACTGAATGTCAACGCAGACGGATTAGTTTCGTGGACACCATCACAGGAAAATGTGGGTGTGAACGATATTCAGATAGCCGTTTATGATGACCGTTCAGACAGTACGATACACAGGTGGATTTTAGAAGTAAGCAATCAAAATGATGCTCCCACATTAACGTTGCCTGATACTCTCGTTGTTTTCGATGAAGACAGCTCGGTTACTCTGTCACTCGCTCCGTTCATGTCTGATTTTGAAAGTGCGGTCGCGGATCTGATACTGACGGTAGATTCTACTTTACTTATACTGATCGATAATGAGACGAAGTCGGTTACGATTTCCGGTCTGCCTGACAGCAGCGGTCTGTTCAGAGTTGAGTTTACTCTTACTGATCAGGAAAACTTGAGCTCGAGGGATACAACGATTATAATTATATCTCCGGTAAATGATGCTCCTGTTTTGGCGGGAATACCTGATATAGTGTTCGACGAAGACGATTCTTTAGTGATACATTTCGAAGATTGGCTCGATTTCGTTAATGACGAAGATAACGCCGATTCCACGCTGATTTGGTCAATCAGCACAACTGACAGCGATTCAATATCTGTACTTGTCCGGGGTGACAGTGTTCTGTTTAATGCGCCGGAAAACTGGTTCGCATTTAATCGCGACACGATAACGGTCACTGTTCGTGATTTGACACTCGAGAGTTCAATACGAGTAGCGGTGCATGTTCTTCCGGTGAACGATGCTCCATCGCTTAGCGGTCTTCCCGACACACTTATATTCGTATTTGATTCCACACTTGTTATTGATATCAGTAATCTTGAGATAGATATTGATGATCCGGATTCCCTGTTGGAATGGCACGCCGAGTTCAAGAATCACAGTGACAGCTTACTGTTCTTCAATATTCTCGGAGACAGCATTATAGAGATAACCAGCGGATTTGAGGGAATTGGCGAAGATACGTTGATACTGACGGTAACGGATACAAGCGGAGCAAGCGACAGCGCGATGATATTTATTCAGGTTGTCCTGTCAGTGGGAGTAGATGACGGGTTCGATGCATTACCGGAAAAATTTGAACTGTTCCAGAATTATCCGAATCCGTTCAATCCGACTACGACCATAATGTACGCTCTGCCGGTTAGAAGCGATGTAACCCTGCGGATATACAATCTGATGGGTCAGGAAATATTGAAAATAACGCACGATGAAATGAGCGCCGGGTATCACGAGGAAAGATGGAACGGACTCAATCAGAGCGGCAGAAAAGTAGCCAGCGGAATTTATATATTCAGGCTCAATGCGGGTGATTTCATAGAAACGAAGAAGATGCTGTTGCTGAAATAA
- a CDS encoding CoA-acylating methylmalonate-semialdehyde dehydrogenase yields MVTKTDTASAVLDNEENKSTSVPVVKNYINGSFVESSSKNIIDITDPSNGMTIAKLPLSTREEFDEAVKAAKDAFPGWRETPPLERARYFFKLKTIMEDRFDDIARVLTIEHGKTFDEARGSVRRAIENVEVAAGIPSLMQGYSLEDVAVGIDTTVYRQPIGVFAAITPFNFPAMVPLWFFPYALATGNTFILKPSEQVPLTSNLIFELIEEIGLPPGVLNLVHGDKVVVDAICTHPDIAGVSFVGSSPVAKHVYSLASQNGKRVQALGGAKNFVVVTDDADIDVAVDAIVASCFGCAGERCLAASMLLGDERIYDELRDKIVEKTSKIKLGSGLDKGVTMGPVISAAHRERVLSYIEKGLEEGAEMLLDGRDATVEGKEGGYFLGPTIFDNVDASMTIAREEIFGPVLAMRKVSSLDDAIEQISLHPLANTISIFTTSGANARKFRYKVDASMIGVNIGVPAPMSFFTFGGAKGSFFGDLKAHGRDGIEFYTDKKVVISRW; encoded by the coding sequence ATGGTGACAAAAACCGATACAGCATCTGCTGTTCTTGATAACGAAGAAAATAAATCTACATCTGTACCTGTAGTAAAAAACTATATAAACGGTTCATTTGTTGAATCGAGTTCTAAAAATATAATTGATATTACAGACCCGTCAAACGGTATGACTATAGCAAAGCTGCCACTCTCTACCAGAGAAGAGTTTGATGAGGCCGTTAAAGCTGCCAAAGACGCTTTTCCCGGTTGGCGCGAGACTCCGCCGTTAGAGAGAGCGCGGTATTTTTTTAAGCTAAAGACAATAATGGAAGACAGGTTCGACGATATAGCCCGAGTGTTGACTATAGAACACGGAAAAACATTCGATGAAGCGCGTGGCTCCGTTCGGCGAGCGATAGAAAACGTTGAAGTCGCAGCCGGTATCCCGTCTCTTATGCAGGGATATTCGCTTGAAGATGTGGCCGTAGGGATTGATACAACGGTATATCGGCAGCCCATAGGAGTATTCGCCGCCATCACGCCGTTCAATTTCCCCGCAATGGTGCCGTTATGGTTTTTCCCGTATGCTTTGGCAACAGGCAATACTTTTATACTGAAACCGTCCGAGCAGGTACCTCTCACATCTAATCTAATATTTGAATTGATAGAAGAGATCGGATTACCGCCGGGAGTTTTAAATCTTGTTCACGGCGATAAAGTGGTTGTGGACGCTATCTGCACACATCCCGACATTGCCGGAGTATCCTTTGTAGGCTCGTCACCGGTAGCTAAGCATGTTTATTCTTTAGCGAGTCAAAACGGTAAACGGGTACAGGCATTAGGTGGAGCGAAAAACTTTGTGGTGGTGACGGATGATGCGGACATAGATGTCGCTGTTGATGCAATTGTCGCTTCCTGTTTCGGATGTGCGGGAGAGAGATGTCTGGCGGCGAGTATGTTATTGGGAGACGAAAGAATCTATGATGAGCTCAGAGATAAAATTGTAGAAAAAACTTCCAAAATTAAATTGGGAAGCGGACTTGATAAGGGCGTGACTATGGGACCTGTAATATCTGCTGCGCATCGGGAAAGAGTACTCTCATATATCGAAAAAGGGCTGGAAGAAGGCGCGGAGATGCTGCTGGACGGCAGAGACGCCACAGTGGAAGGAAAAGAAGGCGGATACTTTCTGGGACCGACGATATTTGATAATGTTGACGCCTCAATGACTATCGCCAGGGAGGAGATATTCGGACCCGTACTCGCCATGAGAAAGGTAAGCAGTCTTGATGATGCCATAGAACAGATATCCCTGCATCCTCTGGCGAATACTATTTCCATATTCACTACATCAGGCGCCAACGCACGTAAGTTCAGATATAAAGTGGATGCGAGTATGATAGGAGTGAATATTGGAGTACCTGCCCCCATGTCGTTCTTCACATTCGGCGGAGCTAAAGGTTCTTTCTTCGGCGATTTGAAGGCGCACGGCAGAGACGGTATTGAATTCTACACCGATAAGAAGGTCGTTATATCACGCTGGTAG